The Sulfurospirillum halorespirans DSM 13726 genome has a window encoding:
- a CDS encoding HlyD family type I secretion periplasmic adaptor subunit, which yields MKHNYTEKDLAFMSSLSEAVLQKVPNSSRRMLWVIVIAMFWLIVWASVAEIDELTRGEGKVIPSQQLQVIQNLEGGIVSEIMVKEGAHVTKGQVLLKIDDKGFASSFGESRLRYIELKAKSLRLAAESSGQPFDSTETTNEDMKRQIVYEKSLHESNQEQLKQTLQVFQEQLYQKSNELKELTSKVAQLQNGNDLVKKELDIMGPLAKKGLVSEMELLQLKRQSSSIQGDLDAARLSIPRVQSAIQEAKNKLSGAELDFQNKAKKDLNEAVAEMSRLQEVQTSLEDRVQRTLVRAPVDGTIKQLLVNTVSGVVKPGMDILEIVPTEDTLLIEAKVKPSDVAFLRLGLDSMVKFTAYDFSIYGGLKGKLVFISADTITNEKGESYYLVHIKTDKNHLGTVEKPLELMVGMTTTVDILTGKKTVLDYLLKPILKAKNNAFRER from the coding sequence ATGAAACACAATTACACTGAAAAAGATTTAGCTTTTATGTCCAGCCTCAGTGAGGCAGTACTTCAAAAAGTTCCAAACTCATCGCGTAGAATGCTCTGGGTGATTGTTATAGCGATGTTTTGGTTGATTGTCTGGGCGAGTGTTGCCGAAATTGATGAATTAACACGCGGTGAGGGTAAAGTCATTCCTTCGCAACAGCTCCAAGTGATTCAGAATTTGGAAGGTGGCATTGTCTCTGAAATCATGGTTAAAGAGGGTGCACATGTTACAAAAGGGCAAGTACTCCTCAAAATCGATGACAAAGGGTTTGCAAGCTCTTTTGGTGAGAGCCGCCTAAGGTATATTGAGCTCAAAGCCAAATCGCTAAGACTTGCAGCAGAGTCCAGTGGACAGCCTTTTGATAGTACGGAAACCACCAACGAAGATATGAAGCGTCAAATTGTCTATGAGAAGAGTTTGCATGAATCCAATCAAGAGCAACTCAAGCAAACCCTTCAAGTGTTTCAAGAACAACTCTACCAAAAAAGCAATGAGCTTAAAGAGCTGACCTCTAAAGTGGCTCAATTGCAAAATGGGAATGATTTGGTTAAAAAAGAGCTTGATATCATGGGTCCTTTAGCCAAAAAAGGGTTGGTTTCTGAAATGGAACTTCTCCAACTCAAACGCCAATCCAGTTCCATTCAAGGGGATTTAGATGCCGCAAGGCTTTCCATTCCTCGTGTGCAGTCTGCGATTCAAGAGGCAAAAAATAAATTATCGGGTGCCGAGCTTGATTTTCAAAATAAAGCCAAAAAAGACCTGAATGAAGCGGTTGCAGAGATGTCCAGACTTCAAGAGGTACAAACAAGCCTTGAAGATCGCGTGCAGCGAACACTGGTTCGAGCCCCAGTGGATGGTACGATTAAACAGCTTTTGGTCAACACTGTCTCAGGTGTTGTTAAGCCGGGTATGGACATTTTAGAGATTGTTCCAACCGAAGATACGCTCCTTATTGAAGCGAAAGTCAAACCCTCCGATGTGGCTTTTTTGCGTTTAGGGTTGGATTCAATGGTTAAATTTACCGCATACGATTTTTCCATCTATGGCGGACTCAAAGGAAAACTGGTCTTTATTAGTGCCGATACTATCACAAATGAAAAAGGGGAGAGTTACTATTTGGTGCATATCAAAACCGATAAAAACCACTTAGGAACGGTTGAAAAACCTCTAGAACTTATGGTGGGAATGACAACTACCGTTGATATTTTAACAGGAAAGAAAACGGTTCTTGATTATCTACTCAAACCTATTTTGAAAGCAAAAAATAACGCATTTAGGGAGCGCTGA
- a CDS encoding response regulator transcription factor, translating to MIILYASNSEIFEHWHSSLQAEEIHRCRHEKELLSFLNSLHVKSVLLFDEHCCGDAIEGFLDLLQSEYSLVRIILLSQKPSFVQGSLFLKYGVKAYGNTYMDPIHLQEALEVVKHGDTWLYPEFIQTMIQTLLTPKTSLHVKSNLLEKLSTKERDVALLIREGLSNKEIALRVGTTERTVKAHLSSIYEKIGVKDRLTLAILL from the coding sequence ATGATTATTCTCTACGCATCGAATAGCGAAATTTTTGAACATTGGCATAGTAGTTTACAAGCAGAAGAGATTCATCGTTGTCGCCATGAAAAAGAGCTTTTGAGCTTTTTAAATTCTTTACATGTAAAGAGTGTTTTGCTGTTTGATGAGCACTGTTGTGGCGATGCAATTGAAGGTTTTCTAGATCTTTTGCAGAGTGAGTATTCGCTTGTTCGCATCATACTTTTGAGTCAAAAACCAAGTTTTGTCCAAGGCTCACTCTTTTTAAAATACGGCGTTAAAGCCTATGGCAATACCTATATGGATCCCATCCATCTTCAAGAGGCATTAGAGGTTGTAAAACACGGTGATACATGGCTTTACCCTGAGTTTATTCAAACGATGATCCAGACACTTCTGACACCTAAAACATCGTTACATGTAAAGAGTAATTTGCTTGAAAAACTCTCAACAAAAGAGCGCGATGTTGCCCTGTTAATCAGAGAAGGTCTCAGCAATAAAGAGATCGCCTTGCGTGTTGGAACCACGGAGCGCACCGTCAAAGCACACCTCAGTTCCATTTATGAAAAAATAGGCGTTAAAGACCGCCTCACTTTAGCCATTCTGCTTTAG